Proteins encoded in a region of the Zunongwangia endophytica genome:
- a CDS encoding prolyl oligopeptidase family serine peptidase, whose amino-acid sequence MKKIMIGVFTLAALASCKDSEKTKKEKTALNYPETKKVDTVTDYFGTKVKDPYRWLEDDRSKETEEWVRAQNEVTFGYLDKIPFKEDLKKRLSEIWNYEKIGAPYQEGDYTYFSKNDGLQNQYVLYRRKNDEEKPEVFLDPNKFSEDGTTSLSGLSFSENGKMAAYSISEGGSDWRKVIVLDAETKEIAEDTLKDIKFSGISWKGNEGFYYSSYEKPEGSELSAKTDQHRLFYHKIGTPQTEDKMIFGGNADQKHRYVGGSVSEDNRYLFISARNSTSGGKLFMMDLTKSNPELKTIIGNEDTDTYVIENEGSKLYIVTNLDAPNQRIVTVDAANPEPENWKDFIAETENVLSPSTGGGYFFTEYMVDAVSKVKQYDYDGNLVREVELPGLGSAGGFGAKKEDKTLYYSFTNYVTPGTIYKYDIEEGTSEVYNKPNIKFNPEDYESRQVFYKSKDGTKIPMIITAKKGIDLNGKNPTILYGYGGFNISLTPSFSTANAVWLEQGGVYAVPNLRGGGEYGREWHDAGTKMQKQNVFDDFIAAAEYLIENKYTSKDYLAIRGGSNGGLLVGATMTQRPDLMKVALPAVGVMDMLRYHTFTAGAGWAYDYGTSEDSKEMFDYIYNYSPVHNVKEGTEYPATLVTTGDHDDRVVPAHSFKFAAELQEKQSGNEPVLIRIETKAGHGAGKPTSMIIEEYADIFGFTLYNMGFEKLPSKNKELKD is encoded by the coding sequence ATGAAAAAAATAATGATTGGAGTTTTTACATTGGCAGCACTTGCTTCCTGTAAAGATTCTGAAAAAACCAAAAAAGAAAAAACTGCGTTGAATTATCCTGAAACTAAAAAAGTAGATACCGTAACCGATTATTTTGGTACAAAAGTAAAAGATCCATACCGTTGGTTAGAAGACGATCGTAGCAAAGAGACAGAAGAATGGGTGAGGGCTCAGAACGAAGTTACCTTTGGATATTTAGATAAGATACCATTTAAAGAAGACTTAAAAAAACGCCTTTCTGAAATATGGAATTATGAGAAAATAGGCGCTCCCTACCAGGAAGGTGATTATACTTATTTCTCTAAAAATGATGGATTGCAAAATCAATATGTGCTTTATCGTCGTAAAAACGATGAGGAAAAGCCAGAGGTCTTTTTAGATCCTAATAAGTTTAGTGAAGATGGCACAACTTCTTTAAGCGGATTAAGTTTTTCTGAAAATGGAAAAATGGCAGCTTATAGTATTTCTGAAGGCGGTAGCGATTGGCGAAAAGTAATTGTGCTGGATGCTGAAACGAAAGAGATTGCTGAAGATACCTTGAAAGATATTAAGTTTAGCGGAATTTCGTGGAAAGGAAATGAAGGTTTTTATTATTCCAGCTACGAAAAGCCTGAAGGAAGCGAACTTTCTGCAAAGACCGATCAGCACCGTTTATTTTACCACAAAATTGGTACGCCGCAAACAGAAGATAAAATGATCTTTGGTGGCAACGCTGACCAAAAACATCGATACGTTGGCGGTAGTGTTAGTGAAGACAATCGATATTTGTTTATCTCAGCTCGAAATTCGACATCTGGAGGGAAACTTTTTATGATGGATCTTACCAAAAGCAATCCTGAATTAAAAACGATTATCGGCAACGAAGATACTGATACGTATGTGATAGAAAACGAAGGCAGCAAACTTTATATTGTAACTAATCTTGATGCACCAAACCAACGAATAGTAACTGTTGATGCAGCAAATCCAGAGCCAGAAAATTGGAAAGATTTTATTGCTGAAACCGAAAATGTACTTAGTCCATCTACTGGGGGCGGATACTTTTTTACTGAATATATGGTCGATGCCGTATCTAAAGTAAAACAATATGATTACGACGGAAATCTTGTTCGCGAAGTAGAATTACCGGGATTAGGTTCTGCCGGTGGTTTTGGTGCTAAAAAAGAGGACAAAACTCTTTATTATTCTTTTACGAACTATGTAACCCCAGGCACGATTTACAAATATGATATTGAAGAGGGAACTTCAGAAGTTTACAACAAGCCAAATATCAAATTCAATCCCGAAGATTACGAAAGCAGACAAGTTTTTTACAAATCGAAAGACGGCACTAAAATACCAATGATAATTACTGCTAAAAAAGGCATTGATCTTAATGGTAAAAATCCAACGATACTTTACGGTTACGGCGGATTCAATATTAGTTTAACCCCCTCATTTAGCACTGCAAATGCAGTTTGGTTAGAGCAAGGCGGCGTTTATGCTGTACCAAATCTTCGCGGTGGCGGAGAATATGGTCGTGAATGGCATGATGCCGGTACCAAAATGCAAAAGCAAAACGTATTTGACGATTTTATCGCTGCTGCAGAATATTTAATTGAAAACAAATACACATCTAAAGATTATTTAGCCATTAGAGGAGGTTCTAACGGTGGTTTATTGGTTGGTGCTACAATGACGCAAAGACCAGATCTTATGAAGGTAGCATTGCCTGCTGTTGGCGTGATGGATATGTTACGATACCATACGTTTACTGCAGGAGCAGGATGGGCTTACGATTATGGAACATCTGAGGATAGTAAAGAAATGTTCGATTATATCTACAATTATTCTCCCGTTCATAATGTAAAGGAAGGAACAGAATATCCGGCAACTTTAGTGACTACGGGCGATCATGATGATCGTGTTGTTCCTGCGCATTCATTTAAATTTGCTGCAGAATTACAAGAAAAACAGTCTGGTAATGAACCCGTTCTTATTAGAATTGAAACCAAAGCCGGTCACGGTGCAGGAAAACCAACCAGTATGATTATTGAAGAATATGCTGATATTTTTGGTTTTACTTTATATAATATGGGATTTGAGAAGCTTCCGAGTAAAAACAAAGAATTAAAAGATTAA
- a CDS encoding aspartate-semialdehyde dehydrogenase: MKVAVVGATGMVGQVMLKVLAERDFPITELLPVASEKSVGKKVSYKDKEYSIISLADAVAAKPEIAIFSAGGDTSLEWAPKFAENGTTVIDNSSAWRMDPSKKLVIPEINASELTKEDKIIANPNCSTIQLLMALKPLHDKYKIKRAVISTYQSITGTGVKAVQQLENEYAGKEGEMAYPYPIHRNALPHCDVFQDNGYTKEEMKLTNETKKILGDDSVSVTATAIRIPVVGGHSESVNLEFETDFTEADVRRLLNDFPGVTVQDNPDTNTYPMPIYAEGKNDVFVGRIRRDFSQPNSLNLWVVADNLRKGAATNAVQIAEYLMENKLV; encoded by the coding sequence ATGAAAGTAGCAGTTGTTGGCGCTACCGGAATGGTAGGGCAGGTTATGTTAAAAGTACTAGCTGAAAGAGATTTTCCAATCACCGAATTATTACCGGTGGCTTCAGAAAAATCTGTTGGAAAAAAAGTAAGCTATAAAGATAAAGAATACTCGATTATTAGTCTTGCTGATGCTGTTGCTGCTAAACCAGAGATCGCTATTTTCTCGGCAGGAGGCGATACTTCTTTAGAATGGGCACCAAAATTTGCTGAAAACGGTACGACTGTTATCGATAATTCTTCAGCATGGAGAATGGATCCTTCAAAGAAGTTGGTGATTCCAGAAATAAATGCTTCAGAATTAACAAAAGAAGATAAAATTATTGCCAATCCTAACTGTTCAACCATTCAGTTATTAATGGCTTTAAAACCATTGCATGATAAATATAAAATCAAACGTGCAGTGATTTCAACATATCAGTCGATTACAGGTACTGGCGTTAAAGCAGTACAACAATTAGAAAACGAATACGCAGGTAAAGAAGGTGAGATGGCATATCCTTACCCTATTCACCGTAATGCTTTACCACACTGCGATGTATTTCAGGATAATGGATACACCAAAGAAGAAATGAAGCTTACTAACGAAACCAAAAAGATTTTAGGTGATGATTCAGTTTCAGTAACCGCTACCGCCATTCGTATTCCGGTTGTGGGAGGCCATAGTGAATCTGTAAATCTTGAATTCGAAACTGATTTTACCGAAGCTGATGTTCGCAGACTTCTAAATGATTTTCCTGGGGTAACCGTACAGGATAATCCAGATACCAACACCTACCCAATGCCAATTTATGCGGAAGGTAAAAATGATGTCTTTGTAGGAAGAATTCGTCGTGATTTTTCACAGCCAAATTCTCTAAATCTTTGGGTTGTTGCAGATAACCTTCGTAAAGGAGCTGCTACCAATGCAGTACAAATTGCTGAATATTTGATGGAAAACAAGCTGGTTTAA
- the mscL gene encoding large conductance mechanosensitive channel protein MscL, protein MSLYSDFKKFIMKGDIVALATAVVIGAAFKTIVDSVVKDVITPIIGVLTGGRDFTRKFIALDGQTYANLDAAREAKAAVLTYGNLIQAIINFLIVAIFIFLFLRAYEKTKIKEDPKPVAAPKGPSQEELLAQIRDELKKQNGTTPQ, encoded by the coding sequence ATGAGTTTGTATTCCGATTTTAAGAAATTTATAATGAAGGGGGATATCGTTGCATTGGCTACAGCCGTTGTAATTGGTGCTGCTTTTAAAACCATTGTAGATTCTGTTGTTAAAGATGTAATTACCCCAATTATTGGCGTACTTACGGGAGGTAGAGATTTTACAAGAAAGTTTATTGCTCTAGACGGGCAAACCTACGCTAATTTGGATGCTGCAAGAGAAGCTAAAGCTGCAGTACTCACTTATGGTAATCTTATCCAGGCGATTATAAATTTTCTAATCGTTGCAATTTTCATATTTTTGTTTTTAAGAGCTTACGAAAAAACAAAGATAAAAGAAGATCCAAAACCTGTTGCTGCTCCAAAAGGGCCTTCACAGGAAGAGCTTTTAGCCCAAATTAGGGACGAATTGAAAAAACAAAACGGTACTACTCCTCAGTAG
- the alr gene encoding alanine racemase, translating into MPKAQETILEIDLNSLEHNYQYLRSKITPGIKMLGVVKAFAYGSDSVAIAKRLEKIGVDHFAVAYTKEGETIRVGGITKPVLVLHPQTHSFKTLIDHCLTPSLYSLHILKEFIVTAEKLNLEDYAVHININTGLNRLGFDPADIDEVISVFQNTSAIKLVGMYSHLAASEDMALRDFTKSQIVNFIATSEKIIAAFDHKIIRHLCNTSGILNYPEASFDMVRSGIGLYGYGNSTKHDSNLKPVATLKTIISQIHRIKEGESVGYNRGYIAKRDTTTATLPLGHADGISRIYGKEKTSVLINGKEAPIIGNVCMDMLMVDVTDINCKEGDEAIFFGKERSAEKFANKAGTISYELVTAISQRVKRHIIE; encoded by the coding sequence ATGCCTAAAGCTCAGGAGACTATTCTTGAAATCGATCTAAATTCTTTAGAACATAATTACCAATATTTAAGATCTAAAATTACGCCAGGTATAAAAATGCTTGGTGTGGTAAAAGCTTTTGCCTACGGAAGCGATTCGGTTGCTATTGCGAAGAGATTGGAAAAAATTGGTGTCGATCATTTTGCGGTAGCTTATACCAAAGAAGGAGAAACCATTAGAGTTGGTGGAATCACAAAGCCGGTATTGGTGCTTCACCCGCAAACGCATAGTTTCAAAACATTAATTGATCATTGTCTTACGCCCAGTTTATATAGTTTACATATTCTAAAAGAATTTATTGTTACAGCAGAAAAGCTTAATCTTGAAGATTATGCTGTCCATATAAATATAAATACAGGTTTAAATCGTCTTGGTTTTGATCCCGCGGATATAGATGAAGTTATTTCAGTTTTCCAAAATACTTCAGCCATAAAACTGGTAGGTATGTATTCTCACCTTGCGGCAAGCGAGGATATGGCTTTAAGAGATTTTACAAAATCTCAGATTGTAAATTTTATAGCCACTTCAGAAAAAATAATTGCAGCTTTTGATCACAAAATTATACGACATCTCTGCAATACTTCCGGAATTCTAAATTACCCTGAAGCTAGCTTCGATATGGTTAGAAGTGGCATAGGTCTTTATGGCTACGGTAATTCTACCAAGCATGATTCTAATCTAAAACCTGTTGCTACACTCAAAACAATTATTTCTCAAATTCATCGTATTAAAGAAGGGGAAAGCGTTGGGTACAATCGTGGTTACATTGCCAAAAGAGATACCACAACGGCAACCTTACCGCTTGGCCATGCCGACGGCATTAGCAGGATCTATGGCAAAGAGAAAACTTCAGTTTTAATTAATGGTAAAGAAGCGCCAATTATTGGTAATGTATGTATGGATATGCTGATGGTCGATGTAACTGATATCAATTGCAAAGAAGGCGATGAAGCAATTTTCTTCGGAAAAGAAAGAAGCGCTGAAAAATTTGCGAATAAAGCTGGCACTATTTCTTACGAGCTCGTAACCGCTATCTCCCAGAGAGTTAAAAGACACATAATAGAATAA
- a CDS encoding thymidine kinase, which translates to MFLENTVNHEEQFGWIEVICGSMFSGKTEELIRRLKRAQFAKQKVEIFKPAIDTRYDEEMVVSHDANEIRSTPVPSASNIRLLADGCEVVGIDEAQFFDDEIVTVCNDLANRGIRVVVAGLDMDFKGNPFGPMPNLMATAEYVTKVHAVCTRTGNLAQYSFRKAVSDDLVFLGETEEYEPLSRAAYYRAMKNEKIRKLEVKEAEEVKPNLKEKNA; encoded by the coding sequence ATGTTTCTCGAAAATACAGTAAATCACGAAGAGCAATTTGGCTGGATAGAGGTTATTTGCGGTAGTATGTTCTCCGGAAAGACCGAGGAACTAATCCGTCGCCTTAAGCGAGCCCAATTTGCAAAACAAAAAGTAGAAATCTTTAAACCGGCGATCGATACTCGATACGACGAGGAAATGGTTGTCTCTCATGATGCTAACGAAATTAGATCTACACCTGTTCCATCTGCTTCTAACATAAGGTTACTTGCAGATGGTTGCGAAGTTGTAGGAATCGATGAAGCTCAGTTTTTTGATGATGAGATTGTAACGGTTTGTAACGATCTTGCGAACCGCGGAATTCGCGTGGTGGTAGCAGGTCTAGATATGGATTTTAAAGGAAATCCATTTGGCCCAATGCCTAACCTTATGGCCACTGCAGAATATGTAACTAAAGTCCACGCTGTTTGCACCCGCACCGGAAATCTTGCACAATATAGTTTTAGAAAAGCGGTTAGTGATGATTTAGTTTTTCTTGGTGAAACCGAAGAATATGAGCCGTTAAGTAGAGCTGCGTATTACCGAGCAATGAAGAATGAAAAAATTAGAAAACTTGAAGTGAAGGAAGCGGAAGAAGTTAAGCCCAATTTAAAAGAAAAAAATGCCTAA
- the rsmI gene encoding 16S rRNA (cytidine(1402)-2'-O)-methyltransferase, with translation MGKLFLVPTPIGNLEDITFRAIRVLKEVDLILAEDTRNSGKLLKHFDISTPMHSHHMHNEHKTVENLVARLQAGETFALISDAGTPAISDPGFLLTRACVEAGIEVDCLPGATAFVPALVNSGLPNDKFIFEGFLPVKKGRQTRLKILAEETRTMIFYESPHKLIKTLNHFSEYFGADRQVSVSREITKLHEETIRGTAEEVLKHYTQKPPKGEIVIIVAGKK, from the coding sequence ATGGGAAAACTTTTTTTGGTTCCCACTCCAATAGGAAATCTTGAAGACATTACTTTTAGAGCCATCAGGGTTTTAAAAGAAGTAGATTTAATTCTTGCAGAGGATACCCGAAATAGTGGTAAGCTTTTAAAGCATTTTGATATTTCTACACCCATGCATAGTCACCATATGCATAATGAGCATAAGACAGTAGAAAACTTAGTAGCAAGATTGCAAGCCGGCGAAACTTTTGCTTTAATAAGCGATGCGGGAACACCGGCAATTTCAGACCCCGGGTTTTTATTAACTCGTGCTTGTGTTGAAGCAGGGATAGAAGTCGATTGTCTTCCCGGGGCTACAGCTTTTGTGCCAGCATTGGTTAATAGTGGTTTGCCTAATGATAAGTTTATATTCGAAGGGTTTTTACCAGTCAAAAAAGGGCGGCAAACGCGATTAAAGATTTTGGCAGAAGAAACTAGAACCATGATTTTCTACGAATCTCCGCACAAATTAATTAAAACACTCAATCATTTTTCTGAATATTTTGGTGCCGATCGGCAGGTTTCTGTTTCCAGAGAAATTACAAAACTTCACGAAGAAACTATAAGAGGTACTGCGGAAGAGGTTTTGAAACATTATACTCAAAAACCACCAAAAGGGGAAATCGTAATCATTGTAGCCGGCAAAAAATAA
- a CDS encoding uracil-DNA glycosylase family protein, giving the protein MQDLLNEIRSCTVCKEHLPLGPRPIIEAVEGSKIILISQAPGRVVHQSGVAWNDQSGKKLRDWLGVDEKTFYNPSNFAVLPMGFCYPGKGKTGDLPPRKECAPLWHHQVFEKLENVKLKILIGSYASKYYLPKSKHKNLTQKVANFEEFMPEYLPLPHPSPVNRFWRMKNPWFEESMIPEVQKIVQEIL; this is encoded by the coding sequence ATGCAGGATTTATTAAATGAAATACGCAGCTGTACGGTTTGTAAAGAGCATTTGCCTTTAGGACCTCGCCCAATTATTGAAGCGGTCGAGGGATCTAAAATCATATTAATTAGTCAGGCGCCAGGAAGAGTCGTTCATCAGTCGGGTGTTGCATGGAACGACCAAAGTGGTAAAAAGCTAAGAGATTGGTTGGGAGTAGATGAAAAAACCTTTTACAATCCGTCCAATTTTGCCGTTTTACCTATGGGTTTTTGCTATCCCGGAAAAGGCAAAACAGGAGATTTGCCACCAAGAAAAGAATGTGCTCCACTTTGGCATCATCAGGTATTTGAAAAGTTGGAAAATGTAAAGCTGAAAATTCTAATAGGTTCTTATGCGAGCAAATACTACTTACCCAAGTCGAAGCATAAAAATCTAACGCAAAAAGTAGCTAATTTCGAAGAGTTTATGCCAGAGTATTTACCTTTGCCGCACCCTTCGCCAGTCAATCGATTTTGGCGAATGAAGAATCCATGGTTCGAAGAAAGTATGATTCCCGAAGTTCAAAAAATAGTTCAGGAGATTTTATAA
- a CDS encoding ankyrin repeat domain-containing protein, with protein MRKSTFTLALALVLNFGFANAAAIDIDPKDPAKFSIESLAATNLNSFCKAIVSGNYDMVEQLIELGEDINQKSLGRTPAMYAARYNKAEILSLLIEKGADISLKSDKENKTAAELAELSNAKDSMKVLKELEK; from the coding sequence ATGAGAAAATCAACGTTTACCTTAGCCTTAGCTTTAGTACTTAATTTCGGATTCGCTAATGCAGCTGCAATCGACATCGATCCAAAAGACCCAGCAAAATTTTCTATCGAAAGTTTAGCCGCAACAAACTTAAATTCTTTTTGTAAAGCAATCGTTTCCGGAAATTACGATATGGTAGAACAACTTATCGAATTAGGAGAAGACATTAATCAAAAGTCTTTAGGAAGAACTCCCGCGATGTACGCAGCTCGTTATAATAAAGCTGAAATTTTATCGCTTTTAATTGAAAAAGGAGCAGATATCTCTTTAAAATCTGATAAAGAAAATAAGACAGCCGCAGAACTTGCAGAACTGTCTAATGCAAAGGACTCTATGAAAGTTCTAAAAGAGTTAGAGAAATAA
- the ade gene encoding adenine deaminase, whose protein sequence is MKSVKGQLVDIENRRIFPAEVIIENKKIVEIKESQHNERQFIMPGFIDAHIHIESSMLVPSEFAKVATIHGTVATVSDPHEIANVLGIDGVNFMIENGKKVPLKFHFGAPSCVPATAFETAGATINAEAIKELMQSPDIFYLAEMMNYPGVLHDDPEVLEKIKWAQHFNKPVDGHAPGLLGKDAEKYINSGISTDHECFTYEEAAEKLALGMKILVREGSAAKNFEALIDLLPEHYEHMMFCSDDKHPDDLVLGHINQLCQRAVAKGIDVFKVLQAACINPVKHYNLNVGLLKEGDAADFILVENLTDFNVLKTYIDGKIVAENGHSDIASVHFSTPNNFNISEKNSEDFKLKTDAEDVRVIEALDGELISNEIEAKAILKDGSLSSNIDDDILKISVVNRYEDKAPSVAFIKNFGLKKGAIASSVGHDSHNIIVVGTSDEEICNAVNLIIKNKGGICAVNGENQKSLPLPVAGIISDKDGWETGKLYEEIDQMAKDLGSSLKAPFMTLSFMALLVIPDLKLSDKGLFSGKKFEFVGVNF, encoded by the coding sequence ATGAAGAGCGTTAAAGGCCAACTTGTTGATATCGAAAACCGCCGAATTTTCCCTGCGGAAGTTATCATAGAAAATAAGAAGATTGTCGAAATTAAAGAATCTCAGCATAACGAAAGACAGTTTATAATGCCGGGATTTATCGATGCGCATATTCATATTGAAAGTTCGATGTTAGTACCGTCTGAATTTGCAAAAGTCGCTACCATTCATGGAACGGTCGCTACGGTTTCAGACCCACACGAAATTGCCAATGTGCTGGGAATTGATGGCGTAAATTTTATGATTGAAAATGGTAAAAAAGTGCCATTAAAATTTCATTTTGGTGCTCCAAGTTGTGTTCCTGCAACTGCTTTTGAAACCGCTGGTGCAACAATTAATGCAGAAGCGATTAAAGAGTTGATGCAATCTCCAGACATTTTTTACCTGGCGGAAATGATGAATTATCCCGGAGTTTTACATGATGACCCTGAAGTACTTGAAAAGATCAAATGGGCGCAGCATTTTAATAAACCGGTAGATGGGCATGCTCCCGGATTGCTAGGAAAAGATGCAGAAAAATATATAAATTCAGGAATTAGCACAGATCACGAGTGTTTTACTTACGAGGAAGCTGCAGAAAAACTTGCCTTGGGAATGAAAATTTTGGTACGTGAAGGTAGCGCTGCTAAAAATTTTGAAGCACTTATCGACCTATTGCCGGAGCATTATGAACATATGATGTTTTGTTCTGATGATAAACATCCCGACGATTTGGTTTTAGGCCATATTAATCAGCTTTGCCAGCGTGCGGTAGCTAAAGGAATCGATGTTTTTAAAGTTTTACAGGCGGCTTGTATAAATCCTGTTAAACATTATAATTTGAACGTTGGTTTGCTGAAAGAAGGAGATGCAGCCGACTTTATTTTAGTGGAAAACCTGACCGATTTTAATGTTCTAAAAACGTATATCGACGGAAAAATTGTAGCCGAAAATGGCCATTCTGATATCGCTTCAGTTCATTTTTCTACACCCAATAATTTTAATATTTCTGAAAAGAATAGTGAAGATTTTAAGCTGAAAACAGACGCTGAAGATGTGAGAGTGATTGAAGCATTAGATGGCGAATTGATTTCTAATGAAATTGAAGCAAAAGCGATTTTAAAAGATGGCTCACTTTCTTCGAATATCGATGATGATATTTTAAAAATTTCTGTCGTAAATCGTTACGAAGATAAAGCGCCTTCAGTTGCATTCATCAAAAATTTTGGATTAAAAAAAGGCGCAATTGCCAGCTCAGTTGGGCACGATTCTCACAATATTATTGTGGTTGGAACTTCAGATGAAGAAATTTGTAATGCGGTGAACCTTATCATCAAAAATAAAGGCGGAATTTGTGCTGTAAATGGCGAAAATCAAAAATCACTACCGCTACCAGTAGCCGGAATCATAAGCGATAAAGATGGTTGGGAAACAGGAAAATTATATGAAGAGATAGACCAAATGGCTAAGGATTTAGGAAGCTCCCTAAAAGCTCCTTTTATGACCTTGTCCTTTATGGCTTTGCTCGTCATACCAGATCTTAAGTTATCAGATAAAGGTTTATTTAGCGGAAAGAAATTTGAGTTTGTCGGAGTAAATTTTTGA
- a CDS encoding HopJ type III effector protein codes for MNLQEYLEQVKSNPKTSNFDQTIALIDEYYQFTPAAFKNGAVYNEAGSNNGSCKIFALGLLKDLNEETTLALFGKHYFDDVLKHPEGEGHQNIRNFMKSGWSGIAFNTEALQPKK; via the coding sequence ATGAATCTTCAGGAATATTTAGAACAGGTAAAATCGAATCCAAAAACCTCCAATTTCGATCAAACTATAGCTTTAATTGATGAATATTATCAATTTACGCCAGCTGCCTTTAAAAATGGAGCGGTTTATAATGAAGCCGGAAGCAATAACGGAAGCTGTAAAATTTTCGCTTTAGGATTGCTGAAGGATTTAAATGAAGAAACTACTTTGGCGCTTTTTGGAAAACATTATTTTGACGATGTTCTGAAACATCCTGAAGGAGAGGGACATCAAAACATTCGGAATTTTATGAAGAGCGGTTGGAGCGGGATTGCCTTTAATACCGAAGCTTTACAGCCTAAAAAGTAA